One part of the Panthera leo isolate Ple1 chromosome D4, P.leo_Ple1_pat1.1, whole genome shotgun sequence genome encodes these proteins:
- the EXOSC2 gene encoding exosome complex component RRP4: MAMEMRLPVARKPLSESLDRDTKKHLVVPGDTITTDTGFMRGHGTYMGEEKLIASVAGSVERVNKLICVKALKTRYNGEVGDIVVGRITEVQQKRWKVETNSRLDSVLLLSSMNLPGGELRRRSAEDELAMRGFLQEGDLISAEVQAVFSDGAVSLHTRSLKYGKLGQGVLVQVSPSLVKRQKTHFHDLPCGASVILGTNGFIWIYPTPGHKEEDAGGLTANLEPVSLADREVISRLRNCIVSLVTQRMMLYDTSILYCYEASLPHQIKDILKPEVMEEIVMETRQRLLEQEG, from the exons ATGGCGATGGAGATGAGGCTTCCCGTCGCTCGCAAGCCCCTTAGCGAGAGCTTGGACCGCGATACTAAGAAACACCTGGTGGTTCCGGGGGACACGATCACCACGGACACGGGATTCATGCG GGGCCATGGAACTTACATGGGGGAAGAGAAGCTCATTGCATCTGTGGCTGGCTCCGTGGAGAGGGTAAACAAGTTGATCTGTGTGAAAGCCTTGAAAACCAG aTACAATGGTGAAGTAGGAGACATTGTAGTGGGGAGAATCACAGAG GTTCAACAGAAGAGGTGGAAGGTAGAGACCAACTCTAGGCTGGATTCAGTCTTGCTTCTCTCATCTATGAACCTTCCTGGAGGAGAGCTG AGGAGAAGATCTGCGGAAGATGAGCTGGCCATGAGAGGTTTCTTGCAGGAAGGGGACCTTATCAGT GCGGAAGTCCAGGCAGTGTTCTCTGATGGAGCGGTGTCTCTGCACACAAGGAGTCTGAAATACGGAAAA CTAGGTCAGGGGGTTCTGGTCCaggtgtccccctccctggtgaAGCGGCAGAAGACTCACTTCCATGACCTGCCGTGTGGTGCGTCGGTGATTCTGGGCACCAACGGCTTCATCTGGATCTACCCGACGCCTGGCCACAAAGAAGAGGATGCAGGGGGCCTCACTGCAAACCTGGAG CCTGTCTCCCTCGCTGACCGAGAGGTGATCTCCCGGCTTCGGAACTGCATCGTCTCGCTGGTCACTCAGAGGATGATGTTGTACGATACCAGTATCCTGTATTGCTATGAGGCGTCCCTTCCGCATCAG atCAAAGACATCTTAAAGCCAGAAGTAATGGAGGAAATAGTGATGGAAACGCGCCAGAGGCTTTTAGAACAGGAGGGATGA